Proteins encoded in a region of the Sulfurospirillum arsenophilum NBRC 109478 genome:
- a CDS encoding NifB/NifX family molybdenum-iron cluster-binding protein: MKIAFASTDNIHVNDHFGWCKCFYLYELQEDSFVFLKALESPNEIAEEGDKLAYKIECLEDANILCASHIGPRASLMVKGSGIFVLKSEKENERIDTLLNTLLTLKNSNPPLWMQRFLHAASPHNHS; this comes from the coding sequence ATGAAAATAGCATTTGCATCGACCGACAACATTCATGTCAATGACCATTTTGGTTGGTGTAAATGCTTTTACCTCTATGAGCTTCAAGAGGACTCTTTTGTGTTCCTCAAAGCACTCGAATCCCCCAATGAAATCGCCGAAGAAGGCGATAAACTTGCCTATAAAATCGAATGCCTAGAAGATGCCAACATCTTGTGTGCTTCACACATCGGACCTCGTGCATCGCTCATGGTCAAGGGATCAGGTATTTTTGTGCTGAAGTCAGAGAAAGAAAACGAGCGTATCGACACCCTTTTAAACACCCTACTCACGTTAAAAAACAGCAATCCGCCTCTTTGGATGCAAAGGTTTCTCCATGCCGCATCACCCCATAACCATAGCTAA
- a CDS encoding response regulator translates to MDFSLLKGIRPLVIEDEKDVLESLFSIFDTVFDEFYTARNGEEGLYRFYKDAPDIIITDLQMPFMSGFRMIERIRIENGNVPIIIMSAHSQTSHIDQAKELHVHEYFIKPYDMDELFKKIYHYCIPDRSGKIDLDQFTV, encoded by the coding sequence ATGGATTTTAGTCTGCTCAAAGGGATCCGTCCTTTGGTGATTGAAGATGAAAAAGATGTTTTGGAGTCGCTTTTTTCGATTTTTGATACCGTTTTTGATGAGTTTTATACCGCACGAAATGGCGAAGAGGGTTTGTATCGGTTTTATAAAGATGCCCCTGATATTATTATTACAGACCTGCAAATGCCTTTTATGAGTGGCTTTCGTATGATAGAACGTATTCGCATTGAAAACGGAAATGTTCCTATCATTATCATGTCTGCACACAGTCAAACGAGTCACATTGATCAAGCCAAAGAACTTCATGTGCATGAATATTTTATCAAGCCTTATGACATGGATGAGTTATTTAAAAAGATTTACCACTATTGCATTCCTGATAGATCAGGCAAGATCGATCTCGACCAATTTACCGTTTAA
- a CDS encoding 4Fe-4S dicluster domain-containing protein: protein MAVRITDVCINCDSCIDECPATAIVSASDSPINGDTTYVKPEKCIECSDGTTPKCADACPTEGAIVWDLPYTAEYNAYYVAGHESGLYNIREHKKNGIMFPEVSPKPYREAISISDRQAHVAVAG from the coding sequence ATGGCAGTAAGAATTACAGACGTTTGTATCAATTGTGACAGTTGTATCGACGAGTGTCCCGCAACCGCAATCGTAAGTGCGAGTGATTCACCGATCAATGGTGACACCACGTATGTTAAACCTGAAAAATGTATCGAGTGTTCGGATGGTACGACACCAAAATGCGCAGACGCCTGTCCTACCGAGGGCGCTATCGTTTGGGATTTACCCTACACTGCTGAGTACAATGCGTACTATGTTGCAGGTCACGAAAGTGGTCTTTACAATATTCGTGAGCATAAGAAAAACGGCATTATGTTTCCTGAGGTCTCGCCTAAGCCTTACCGTGAAGCTATCTCTATTAGCGACCGCCAAGCACACGTAGCTGTAGCAGGATAA
- a CDS encoding FprA family A-type flavoprotein, translated as MPHHPITIAKDIYFIGVFDPDIRTFDIVMRTANGSSYNAYLIKTDDGVIIVDTVKKEFQDDFFHHVEALCSYDEIKYVIIHHIEPDHSGALPELITRAPQAKVLISPQATTMLKALAGSVEITFETIWTNKQLSLGGKTITFLTTPYLHWPETMSSYVHEDKLLFSGDVFGAHYYDKRLFNDKVGDFSYAFQYYYDHIMRPFQSYVKSALKLYERFDIALIAPLHGPILRENPQQYIESYRKWSHKVEKYKAGKKILSIFYLTSYKNTQEMAQAIFEGCESVEGVVANIYDLASIEEQNMMAILEESDGFLIGTPTINADAPKPVWDLLSCLMFLDKQGKCAGAFGSYGWSGEAVDHILARLKSLKLRVPPLTPLKIKLIPSVAELQTCYEFGVEFAEILNGKLVEIDLA; from the coding sequence ATGCCGCATCACCCCATAACCATAGCTAAGGACATCTATTTTATAGGTGTATTTGACCCCGATATTCGAACCTTTGACATCGTCATGCGAACCGCCAACGGTTCGAGTTATAACGCCTATCTCATCAAAACTGATGATGGTGTCATTATCGTTGATACGGTTAAAAAAGAGTTTCAAGACGATTTCTTTCACCATGTAGAGGCACTCTGTTCGTACGATGAGATCAAATACGTCATTATCCATCACATTGAGCCTGACCATTCAGGAGCACTCCCAGAACTCATTACCAGAGCGCCACAGGCAAAAGTGCTTATCTCACCTCAAGCTACGACGATGCTCAAAGCGCTTGCAGGAAGTGTTGAGATCACTTTTGAGACTATATGGACAAACAAACAGCTCTCTCTTGGTGGCAAAACCATCACGTTTTTGACCACACCGTATCTTCACTGGCCAGAGACGATGAGTAGTTATGTGCATGAAGACAAGCTTCTGTTTAGCGGCGATGTTTTTGGCGCCCATTACTACGATAAACGGCTCTTTAACGATAAAGTGGGCGACTTCTCGTACGCGTTTCAGTATTACTACGACCACATCATGCGTCCATTTCAAAGCTATGTCAAAAGTGCGCTGAAACTGTATGAGCGTTTTGACATAGCGCTGATTGCACCACTCCATGGTCCTATTTTGCGTGAAAATCCACAGCAGTACATTGAGTCTTATCGAAAGTGGAGTCATAAGGTCGAAAAGTACAAAGCGGGTAAAAAAATTCTCTCTATCTTTTACCTCACCAGCTATAAAAATACGCAAGAGATGGCACAAGCGATCTTTGAGGGATGCGAAAGTGTCGAAGGAGTGGTCGCCAATATCTACGATCTTGCTTCCATTGAAGAGCAAAATATGATGGCAATTTTAGAAGAGAGTGATGGCTTCTTAATCGGTACGCCCACGATCAATGCCGATGCACCAAAGCCTGTGTGGGACTTGCTTTCATGCCTTATGTTTTTAGACAAACAGGGAAAGTGTGCAGGGGCGTTTGGCTCGTACGGATGGAGTGGTGAAGCGGTCGATCATATACTAGCGCGCCTCAAATCGCTAAAACTTCGCGTTCCTCCGCTCACGCCTCTTAAAATCAAACTGATTCCCAGTGTGGCAGAGCTTCAAACTTGCTATGAATTTGGGGTAGAATTTGCTGAGATTTTAAACGGTAAATTGGTCGAGATCGATCTTGCCTGA
- a CDS encoding nitrogenase component 1 gives MLNESACSHNKTKKSSCDKPKPGATSGGCAFEGAQISLFPYADAVHLVHGPDTCLGASWETRATLTSYEGENNTPLGYCTNVTTQDIIFGGDKKLADALSYIVEHKNPKAIFVYETCVTAMIGDNIDFTCKTAQDQFNIPIVPVHAPGFVGSKNLGSRLAGEAVLDALVGTREPESIHPFGINLIGDYNVTGDMWQYKPILERIGIKVISSLSGDGRIEQIQTAHTAKLNVIVCAKSLVTLCRKMQERYNIPYVSVSFYGKRDTSNAIRSIVNAFGDAELIAKAEEIIAEEEAKLETRLKPYHLMLKGKKAILNTGGNKSWSIASALQDIGIEVVATCVQKATEEDVAIASEYVPIVFKNPGVEQPRLIDEYKVDILLAGGRSLYTAIKKRIAFVDVNQEKKVSYGAYGGLENLASDVCSALANPVFKLVGKAAPWELV, from the coding sequence TTGTTAAACGAGAGTGCTTGTTCTCATAACAAAACCAAAAAAAGTAGCTGTGATAAACCGAAACCTGGAGCGACGAGCGGAGGGTGTGCGTTTGAGGGAGCGCAAATATCACTTTTTCCTTATGCTGACGCTGTGCATTTGGTGCATGGTCCAGACACTTGTCTTGGCGCTTCGTGGGAAACCAGAGCTACGCTTACAAGCTATGAAGGTGAAAACAACACGCCACTAGGTTATTGCACCAATGTCACCACGCAAGACATCATCTTTGGGGGTGACAAGAAGCTTGCGGATGCTCTCTCTTACATCGTGGAGCACAAAAATCCTAAGGCAATTTTTGTCTATGAAACTTGTGTCACAGCGATGATTGGTGACAATATCGACTTTACATGTAAAACCGCACAAGATCAGTTTAACATTCCTATCGTGCCTGTGCATGCACCTGGTTTCGTGGGAAGTAAAAATCTAGGATCGCGTCTTGCTGGTGAAGCGGTTTTAGATGCGCTTGTGGGTACACGTGAGCCTGAATCTATTCATCCCTTTGGCATTAACTTGATCGGTGATTATAACGTAACGGGTGACATGTGGCAGTATAAGCCTATACTTGAACGCATTGGCATCAAAGTCATCTCCTCGCTCTCGGGTGATGGCAGAATTGAACAGATACAAACAGCGCATACCGCGAAGCTCAATGTCATTGTCTGTGCGAAGTCTTTAGTCACCTTGTGTCGTAAAATGCAGGAGCGCTACAACATCCCTTATGTCAGCGTCTCCTTTTACGGTAAACGTGATACGTCCAATGCGATTCGCTCCATCGTCAACGCGTTTGGCGATGCGGAATTGATCGCTAAAGCGGAAGAGATTATCGCCGAAGAAGAGGCGAAATTGGAGACGCGTTTGAAGCCGTACCATCTGATGCTCAAAGGCAAAAAAGCCATTCTGAATACGGGTGGCAACAAATCGTGGTCGATCGCCTCAGCGCTTCAAGACATCGGTATCGAAGTGGTGGCAACCTGTGTTCAAAAAGCTACGGAAGAAGATGTCGCCATTGCGAGTGAATATGTGCCCATTGTCTTTAAAAACCCAGGGGTTGAACAACCTCGTCTCATTGACGAGTATAAAGTGGACATTTTGCTTGCGGGTGGGCGTAGTCTTTACACGGCGATTAAAAAGCGCATCGCCTTTGTCGATGTCAATCAAGAGAAAAAAGTAAGTTATGGCGCGTACGGTGGGCTTGAAAATTTGGCGAGCGACGTCTGTTCGGCTCTTGCAAATCCTGTCTTTAAACTGGTTGGAAAGGCTGCACCATGGGAGCTAGTATGA
- a CDS encoding PAS domain-containing sensor histidine kinase encodes MSVITLDTIFIFLGALLLLGMMWIYLLLKQRQKFKQLIDFAIEGLVISHKGLVIEINEQALEIFGGTDKQEILKKSMFDFIAPESKELVYKQANKSHTEMYECMLLRKNGTTFTALVRGSDMKSFGKKMRVSAIIDLSELKEAQYALQALNGNLEMQVQAQIEKNRQQEMMLFQQSRHAQMGEMISMIAHQWRQPLNVLSLLAQNIVFKYKLQKLDDRVMDDFKEDSMRQILQMSKTIDDFRDFFKPDKSVKVFDIKQQLTHAVEMVKPIVAAHGIELSFQSEDDLKVESFPNEFGQCVINILNNAKDVLLESCGDYTKQIAVVAKRGENNTVIVTIEDNGGGIDAIVMPYIFEPYFSTKGAKHGTGLGLYMSKIIVEEHMHGRINVVNSDEGARFEIVLQGLV; translated from the coding sequence ATGTCAGTTATAACGTTAGATACTATATTCATTTTCCTTGGCGCACTTTTGCTCTTGGGCATGATGTGGATTTATCTGCTTTTAAAACAACGTCAAAAGTTTAAACAGCTGATTGATTTTGCGATTGAAGGGTTGGTCATTTCGCACAAAGGGCTTGTTATTGAGATCAATGAACAAGCGCTGGAAATCTTTGGAGGAACGGATAAGCAAGAGATTTTAAAGAAGTCTATGTTTGATTTTATTGCTCCAGAATCAAAAGAATTGGTTTATAAGCAAGCAAACAAGAGCCATACTGAAATGTACGAGTGTATGCTTTTACGAAAAAATGGAACAACTTTTACAGCGCTCGTACGGGGTTCTGATATGAAAAGCTTTGGGAAAAAGATGCGCGTTTCTGCGATTATTGATCTCAGCGAACTCAAAGAAGCCCAATACGCACTTCAAGCACTCAATGGCAACTTAGAGATGCAAGTGCAAGCCCAAATTGAGAAAAATCGTCAGCAAGAGATGATGCTTTTCCAACAATCTCGCCATGCGCAAATGGGTGAGATGATAAGTATGATCGCTCATCAATGGCGTCAACCCCTCAATGTACTCTCTTTGTTAGCGCAAAATATTGTCTTTAAATATAAGCTCCAAAAACTAGACGATCGTGTTATGGATGACTTTAAAGAAGACTCCATGCGTCAGATATTGCAGATGTCTAAGACGATTGATGATTTTAGGGACTTTTTTAAACCCGATAAATCGGTCAAAGTTTTTGACATTAAGCAGCAGCTTACACACGCTGTGGAAATGGTTAAGCCTATTGTTGCGGCTCATGGCATTGAGCTTAGTTTTCAAAGCGAAGATGATCTTAAAGTCGAGAGTTTCCCAAATGAATTTGGTCAGTGTGTCATCAACATCCTCAACAACGCCAAAGATGTGCTTTTAGAGAGTTGTGGAGACTACACAAAACAGATCGCTGTTGTTGCGAAGCGAGGGGAAAATAATACGGTGATTGTCACCATTGAAGATAATGGTGGCGGCATTGATGCCATTGTTATGCCGTATATTTTTGAGCCTTATTTCTCAACAAAAGGTGCGAAACACGGAACGGGGCTAGGGCTTTATATGAGTAAAATTATTGTCGAAGAACATATGCACGGTCGTATCAATGTTGTCAATAGCGATGAAGGTGCAAGATTTGAGATTGTATTGCAAGGATTAGTTTAA